The genomic region ATTCTTGCCGATCACCCGATGGCATGGCACGACAATCCATATCGGATTTGCGCCGATAGCAGCGCCTGCCGCGCGAACCGCCTCGGGCCTGCCAACCTCCCTCGCAATATCGGCATACGCCCTCGTCTGACCGTAAGGGATTTCGCACAATGCCCGCCATACTGCTTGCTGAAACGGCGTGCCCCTCAGATCAAGCGGAAGCGAGAAGGTGGTCCGCTGTCCGTTGAAGTACTCCGCAAGCTCGGTTGTGAACGGGCCCATCTGCTCCTGATCCTGCAGCACCTCGCAGCCTGAAAGCCGCTTGCGCTTCCATTCGTTGAAGGCATCCAGCGATGCGCCTACATAGCAAAGCCCTTCCGGACTTGCCGCCGCCAACCACTCCCTGCCGTCACAAGCGAGCTTTGTCCAGTACACAGTCTTGTTCATCATGCTCCTCCTCTTGTCCACGCTTTTGCGCCTCTGCAGACTGGATGTTTTCCCGATACATAGCGGGTGTACGGCCTGTCATTTTCTTGAAAATCGTTGTGAAATAGGAGACGTTCGGAATGCCGACTTCCCCGGCAATCTCCGAGATGGGCCAGGAAGTCTGCTGCAAAAGCGCTCTAGCCCGGTTGATCCTGATCTGCTGCAAATATTCGATAGGAGTTGTTCCCTTGATGCGCTTGAAGGTGCGATGCAGGTGATACGGGCTGCCGTGGCAGTGGTCGGCAATCTCCTGCAGGCGCAACGCCCTGGCATAGTTCAATTCCAGATATCTGG from Xylanibacillus composti harbors:
- a CDS encoding methylated-DNA--[protein]-cysteine S-methyltransferase, with product MNKTVYWTKLACDGREWLAAASPEGLCYVGASLDAFNEWKRKRLSGCEVLQDQEQMGPFTTELAEYFNGQRTTFSLPLDLRGTPFQQAVWRALCEIPYGQTRAYADIAREVGRPEAVRAAGAAIGANPIWIVVPCHRVIGKNGALTGYRGGLDLKRRLLQLEGAFVQH
- a CDS encoding bifunctional transcriptional activator/DNA repair enzyme AdaA — translated: MDGRDNVSEEQWQAIVDNDTVYDGEFLYGLRTTGIFCKPSCRSRLPNRRNVLIFEDASEAVAAGFRPCKRCKPTHDRLPDQEWADEIARYLELNYARALRLQEIADHCHGSPYHLHRTFKRIKGTTPIEYLQQIRINRARALLQQTSWPISEIAGEVGIPNVSYFTTIFKKMTGRTPAMYRENIQSAEAQKRGQEEEHDEQDCVLDKARL